In Calothrix sp. PCC 7507, one DNA window encodes the following:
- a CDS encoding GNAT family N-acetyltransferase, translating into MLSSEKVTLRPATKADAPLFYRVIDQTMREFIVATWGAWNEERVQRESLENSASPNAQVIQVGNVPVGVLVVERKPTYIQVQQIYLLPDHQRKGIGRYLIEGIIAEATHGNLSVRLRVLTLNPAKQFYEKLGFVVTETSHEFYFMERVPLPRGLFT; encoded by the coding sequence ATGCTGTCATCGGAAAAGGTCACACTTCGCCCCGCAACGAAGGCTGACGCGCCACTGTTCTACAGAGTCATCGATCAAACAATGCGTGAGTTTATCGTTGCCACTTGGGGCGCATGGAACGAAGAGCGTGTTCAGCGTGAGTCACTCGAAAACAGCGCTTCGCCAAATGCACAGGTTATCCAAGTTGGCAACGTTCCAGTTGGAGTTCTTGTGGTTGAACGAAAGCCAACGTACATTCAAGTTCAACAAATCTACCTGCTGCCCGATCATCAACGTAAAGGCATCGGCAGATATCTCATTGAGGGCATCATCGCAGAAGCAACGCATGGCAATCTTTCAGTTCGTCTCCGCGTTCTCACACTCAATCCGGCGAAGCAGTTCTATGAGAAACTGGGTTTTGTCGTCACCGAAACATCGCACGAATTCTATTTCATGGAGCGCGTACCCCTACCACGTGGTCTATTTACGTGA
- a CDS encoding DNA-processing protein DprA, whose amino-acid sequence MLNHVLAPDTQAILLLCASFGQNRQIEPQPLTLSEYNSLTDWLRENQMRPADLLEPAAKERLQQITINKLNPERLLALLERGAMLSFAVEKWTNKGLWVLGRSDAKYPKRLKQRLRHLAPAILYGVGNVELLSMGGLAIVGSRDVDEEILGYTRKVAQNSALEGMQIISGAARGVDQEAMLGVLDAGGISVGVLADSLTKAAVNSKYRSSIKEGRLTLVSSYDPDAGFNAGNAMGRNKYVYALADYALVVNSAFGTGGTWAGAVEALSRLQEIPVFVWLDSTVSEGNQQLRNQGAKPFPSEPWNDSLKELLATASSIVEPIKTQMKSTLPDNPQQVTFNPKDIYEAVLPFILHHLQQPKDAKSLAEILDVRLTQVQDWLNRAMNEGKVRKINKPVAYVVIQGATQLSLL is encoded by the coding sequence ATGTTAAATCATGTGCTTGCACCAGATACGCAAGCAATTTTATTATTATGTGCTAGCTTTGGGCAAAATCGCCAAATTGAACCCCAACCCCTCACACTGAGTGAGTATAATTCTCTCACAGACTGGTTGCGGGAAAACCAGATGCGCCCAGCAGATTTACTAGAACCAGCAGCAAAAGAACGGTTACAACAAATTACTATTAATAAACTTAACCCTGAAAGGCTTTTAGCTTTATTAGAACGGGGTGCAATGCTGAGTTTTGCAGTTGAGAAGTGGACTAATAAGGGACTGTGGGTGCTGGGACGAAGTGATGCAAAATATCCCAAACGTCTTAAGCAGAGATTAAGACATTTAGCACCAGCAATTCTCTACGGGGTTGGTAATGTTGAACTACTGTCAATGGGAGGACTAGCAATTGTTGGTTCTCGTGATGTCGATGAAGAGATTCTTGGCTATACCCGAAAAGTTGCACAAAATAGCGCTTTAGAAGGAATGCAGATAATTTCTGGCGCAGCGCGGGGGGTAGACCAAGAGGCTATGCTAGGTGTTTTGGATGCTGGGGGAATATCTGTTGGTGTATTAGCGGATAGTTTGACTAAGGCTGCTGTAAATAGCAAGTATCGCTCTAGTATTAAAGAGGGCAGACTGACTTTAGTTTCTAGTTACGATCCTGATGCTGGCTTCAATGCTGGTAATGCTATGGGTCGAAATAAGTATGTATACGCTTTAGCGGATTATGCTCTTGTAGTCAATTCTGCTTTTGGTACTGGTGGTACTTGGGCTGGTGCTGTGGAAGCGCTTTCTCGACTTCAGGAAATTCCAGTTTTTGTGTGGTTAGATTCTACTGTTTCAGAAGGTAATCAGCAATTACGCAATCAGGGAGCAAAACCTTTTCCTTCCGAACCTTGGAATGATTCTTTGAAGGAACTTTTAGCAACAGCTTCCTCCATTGTTGAACCAATCAAAACACAGATGAAATCCACACTTCCAGATAATCCACAACAGGTTACATTCAATCCAAAAGATATCTATGAAGCTGTTTTACCTTTTATTCTTCACCATTTACAGCAACCTAAGGATGCAAAGTCTCTAGCAGAAATTCTGGATGTCAGACTAACTCAGGTGCAGGATTGGTTGAACAGAGCGATGAATGAGGGTAAGGTGAGAAAAATTAATAAGCCTGTTGCTTATGTGGTAATTCAAGGAGCTACTCAACTTTCTTTATTATAA
- a CDS encoding KamA family radical SAM protein has translation MTENTTLDKSLLSIGPQEKICQILGETYNSDRWDDWRWQMRHRLTKLEQFEQLLRLTSTERQGLLIAPEKFAVAVTPHFASLLDPEDPFCPLRLQVIPREEELVVSATDMVDPCGEDDDTPVPGLVHRYPDRVLLLALDTCAAYCRYCTRSRLVSQGEMYPVTRRLDEIIAYLEKHKEVRDVLISGGDPLLMSDEPLDNLLGRLRAIPHIEFVRIGSRVPSFLPQRITPELVTVLRKHRVWLSLHFCHVRELTPEVAAACDRLADGGIPLGSQTVLLKGVNDSEAALKNLFHGLLKLRVRPYYLYQCDPVVGTAHLRTSVQTGIDLISKLRGHTTGYAVPTYVIDAPGGGGKIPIQAETLIAYEHGQALVQNWQGKIYSYVDPD, from the coding sequence ATGACCGAAAATACTACTCTAGATAAGTCTCTTTTAAGCATTGGTCCACAGGAAAAAATTTGTCAGATTTTAGGAGAGACTTATAACAGCGATCGCTGGGATGATTGGCGCTGGCAAATGCGGCATCGTTTGACTAAGCTGGAACAGTTTGAGCAGTTACTACGGCTGACTTCCACGGAAAGGCAGGGTCTGTTGATCGCGCCAGAGAAGTTTGCTGTAGCTGTGACACCACATTTTGCATCATTGCTCGACCCGGAAGATCCGTTTTGCCCACTGCGGTTGCAAGTCATCCCTCGTGAAGAAGAACTAGTAGTTAGCGCTACAGACATGGTAGACCCATGCGGAGAGGATGACGACACTCCAGTCCCAGGACTAGTACACCGCTACCCTGATCGCGTGTTACTACTAGCGCTAGATACTTGTGCTGCTTATTGTCGTTACTGCACTCGTTCTCGTCTGGTAAGTCAAGGTGAAATGTACCCGGTGACGCGGCGGTTGGATGAGATTATTGCCTATCTGGAAAAACATAAAGAAGTACGTGATGTCCTAATTTCTGGTGGCGATCCTTTGTTGATGTCCGATGAACCTCTAGATAACTTGTTAGGACGGTTGCGGGCTATTCCTCACATTGAGTTCGTGCGGATTGGTTCCCGTGTACCGAGTTTCTTACCACAGCGAATTACACCGGAACTTGTGACTGTGCTTCGCAAGCATCGCGTCTGGCTTTCTTTGCACTTTTGTCATGTGCGAGAATTGACACCAGAAGTAGCCGCAGCGTGCGATCGCCTGGCTGATGGTGGTATTCCTCTAGGTAGTCAAACCGTGCTATTAAAAGGCGTGAATGATTCAGAAGCAGCACTCAAGAATCTATTTCACGGTCTTCTAAAACTGCGTGTACGACCCTATTATTTATATCAGTGCGACCCAGTTGTGGGTACTGCACATTTGCGAACCAGTGTGCAAACTGGCATCGATCTGATCTCAAAATTACGTGGACATACTACCGGTTATGCCGTACCAACCTACGTAATTGATGCCCCTGGTGGTGGTGGTAAAATACCAATTCAAGCTGAGACGCTAATTGCCTATGAACATGGCCAAGCCTTGGTACAAAATTGGCAAGGTAAGATATACAGCTACGTAGATCCAGATTGA
- a CDS encoding DUF29 domain-containing protein — protein MTTQIQPTTQTLYDQDYYLWLKTTINQLRAGQFSSVDLDNLIEELESMGRSEKRAIKSLLIKLFVHLLKLTYWDQERERNQGHWKGEIRIFREEIQDALKDSPSLKPYILEIFDESYQKARKQASDRSQLPIDTFPVTIIGSLEQTLDENWFPEYR, from the coding sequence ATGACGACACAAATACAACCAACAACTCAGACTTTATACGACCAAGATTATTATCTTTGGCTGAAGACAACCATCAACCAATTGCGTGCTGGACAGTTTTCGTCTGTGGATTTAGATAACTTGATTGAAGAGTTGGAAAGTATGGGGAGGAGTGAGAAACGAGCCATAAAAAGTCTATTGATTAAACTTTTTGTACATCTACTAAAGCTCACATATTGGGATCAAGAACGAGAGCGAAATCAAGGACATTGGAAAGGAGAAATCAGGATATTTCGTGAAGAAATTCAGGATGCACTCAAAGATAGTCCTAGTCTGAAGCCTTACATTTTAGAAATATTCGATGAATCGTATCAAAAAGCTAGGAAACAAGCAAGCGATCGCTCTCAACTTCCGATTGATACATTTCCTGTCACTATCATCGGTTCTTTGGAACAAACTTTAGATGAAAACTGGTTTCCTGAATACAGGTAA
- a CDS encoding RecQ family ATP-dependent DNA helicase, whose protein sequence is MVTQLKEKALLLLRQALDNSTADFRPGQWEAIEELLLNKSRLLVVQRTGWGKSLVYFLATRLLRDQSVGCTLLISPLLALMRNQIVAAQRIGIKAETINSSNTEEWEVVKTQLLADKIDILLISPERLANEEFREKILLPLSQCIGLFVVDEAHCISDWGHDFRPDYRRIVRILQGLPQNIPVLTTTATANNRVVDDIKAQLGSNLRVSRGSLTRQSLQLQNIYLPSPAARMAWLAEQLPKLPGSGIIYTLTVRDADRVADWLQIQGINAKAYHSNLDSEMRVVLEDELLKNEIKALVATTALGMGFDKPDLGFVIHYQRPGSVVHYYQQVGRAGRAVDIAYGILLGGDEDEEITNYFINTAFPPQIHTQQILTVLNQSREGLSVPQLEQSLNLSRGQIDKVLKQLSLESPAPITKLDSKWYATPVNYFPDSEKIERLTQIRRQEQAKMSEYMQNKQCLMAFLAAELDDPNPTACGKCAVCLGRHLLPETCSMEIINQAILYLRRSDQIIEPRKQWPQQALLNYGFSGNIRSNLRAEAGRALSLWGDAGWGELVKQGKYRDNHFDDVLVQGTVEMIQRWQPQPFPSWITCVPSLNRPELVPNFAQRLAKKLGLPFKLIVRKTRPTQLQKNMSNSYQQAHNLDDAFAIEVWEEMSSSVFLVDDMVDSRWTFTIIAALLRRAGSGLVFPIALALNTLGQGD, encoded by the coding sequence ATGGTAACTCAACTCAAAGAAAAGGCGTTATTGCTTCTTCGTCAGGCGCTTGATAATTCAACAGCTGATTTTCGTCCTGGACAATGGGAAGCTATTGAAGAGTTACTCTTAAACAAATCGCGTTTACTTGTCGTTCAACGCACAGGTTGGGGCAAAAGTTTAGTATATTTTTTAGCAACTCGACTACTACGAGATCAAAGTGTTGGTTGTACTCTTTTGATTTCACCACTACTAGCTTTGATGCGAAACCAAATTGTAGCAGCACAACGCATTGGCATCAAAGCTGAGACAATTAACTCTAGCAATACAGAAGAGTGGGAAGTTGTCAAAACCCAATTACTTGCGGATAAAATAGACATCCTATTAATTTCACCCGAAAGACTAGCTAACGAAGAATTTCGAGAGAAAATTCTTTTACCATTATCCCAATGTATAGGTTTATTTGTTGTTGATGAAGCTCATTGTATTTCTGATTGGGGACATGATTTTCGCCCTGATTATCGGCGGATTGTGAGAATTTTACAAGGACTACCACAAAATATCCCAGTTCTGACTACAACGGCAACAGCTAACAATCGAGTAGTTGATGATATTAAAGCTCAGTTGGGGTCAAATCTGCGAGTTTCTAGAGGTAGCTTAACCAGACAAAGTTTGCAGTTACAAAATATTTATCTTCCCAGTCCAGCAGCGAGAATGGCATGGTTAGCAGAACAATTGCCAAAATTACCTGGAAGTGGAATAATTTACACATTAACTGTCAGGGATGCTGACCGAGTAGCTGATTGGTTACAAATTCAAGGGATTAATGCTAAAGCATACCACAGCAATTTAGATAGTGAGATGCGTGTAGTATTAGAAGACGAACTTCTCAAAAATGAAATTAAAGCATTAGTTGCAACTACAGCATTAGGTATGGGTTTTGATAAACCCGATTTAGGCTTTGTGATTCATTATCAACGCCCTGGTTCTGTTGTACACTATTATCAGCAAGTAGGACGAGCAGGTAGAGCAGTAGACATAGCTTATGGAATTCTTCTCGGTGGTGATGAAGATGAGGAAATTACTAACTATTTCATTAATACGGCTTTTCCTCCCCAAATACATACCCAGCAAATTTTAACTGTCCTCAACCAATCTAGAGAAGGTCTTTCTGTACCTCAGTTGGAACAAAGTCTCAATCTTTCTAGAGGTCAAATTGATAAGGTTTTAAAACAGCTTTCCTTGGAATCGCCAGCACCCATAACTAAGCTAGATTCTAAATGGTATGCTACACCAGTAAATTATTTTCCTGATAGTGAAAAAATAGAGCGATTAACACAAATTCGCCGCCAAGAACAAGCCAAAATGTCAGAATATATGCAAAACAAACAATGCTTGATGGCTTTTTTGGCAGCAGAATTAGACGATCCCAATCCGACTGCTTGCGGTAAATGTGCTGTTTGTTTAGGTAGACATTTATTGCCAGAAACCTGCTCAATGGAGATTATAAATCAGGCAATTTTATATCTACGTCGCAGTGACCAAATTATTGAACCACGTAAACAATGGCCACAGCAAGCCTTGCTTAATTATGGATTTTCGGGTAATATCCGCAGCAATTTAAGAGCAGAAGCAGGTAGAGCATTATCTCTATGGGGTGATGCTGGGTGGGGAGAATTAGTAAAACAGGGTAAATATAGAGATAATCATTTTGATGATGTACTAGTACAGGGTACTGTAGAAATGATTCAACGTTGGCAACCACAGCCTTTTCCTAGTTGGATAACCTGTGTTCCTTCTTTGAATCGTCCTGAACTTGTCCCGAATTTTGCACAAAGACTGGCAAAAAAATTAGGCTTACCCTTTAAGCTAATTGTCCGGAAAACTCGCCCAACTCAGTTACAAAAAAATATGAGTAATAGTTATCAACAAGCTCATAATTTAGATGATGCTTTTGCAATCGAAGTATGGGAAGAAATGAGCAGTTCTGTATTCTTAGTTGATGATATGGTAGATTCCCGTTGGACTTTTACTATAATTGCAGCACTTTTGCGTCGTGCTGGTAGTGGGTTAGTTTTTCCTATAGCATTGGCACTCAATACATTAGGTCAAGGAGATTAG
- a CDS encoding type II toxin-antitoxin system PemK/MazF family toxin — MPNYSKNDIILVRYPFSDLSGSKVRPAVVVNPPHESQDIFIVPLTSKTTSLLVGEFILSDWTAAGLNVETAVKRGLYTVQQSLVVAIIGKLTAPDIKQLEQSLREWLGL; from the coding sequence ATGCCCAACTACTCAAAAAATGACATCATCTTAGTTCGTTATCCTTTTTCGGATTTGTCGGGTTCAAAAGTCAGACCCGCAGTTGTCGTCAATCCACCCCATGAGTCTCAAGACATTTTCATTGTTCCGCTAACTAGCAAAACTACATCCTTACTTGTTGGCGAATTCATACTTTCTGATTGGACAGCAGCCGGATTGAACGTTGAAACAGCAGTTAAACGAGGTTTATATACAGTACAGCAAAGTTTAGTTGTGGCGATCATTGGCAAGTTAACTGCTCCCGACATCAAGCAATTAGAGCAGTCCTTGCGTGAATGGTTGGGACTTTGA
- a CDS encoding ABC transporter ATP-binding protein, with product MNIIDFLRTIITYIAPYKKLAIFLIFGRIFEAIFQSAIGVSFKFIIDEAIIPQNYDLLILTIMLLGGGAIALTLITLLIDYFDARFSILIINQLRESLFRHIQVMSMDFFGKKSSGNIVNCFTADAEKVENGIVYGMTVIFFNSSNILFSSIYLFYLNWQLAILGTIGLIICAVAPTLIIRLATEVGYQLRQKEGEIASVVSENILAQSVIKNFALETKMADDFNVKLLELKQLYINAKFIGYLVQRIPKLTFILVQLLILGTGAAMAYWHLITVGTLVSNQILLMGLYSTIDNYSWGLPYLIDGAAGMRRIQDILQEKITTQDIPEAVELKHFNQEICFDNVSFKYSENRGGIENLSLKIRQGEFAVFVGASGAGKSTIVNLLTRFYQPNSGKILFDGVDLSQATMRSLRSQIGLVSQEVILFNCSVRENIRMGYLEASDAQVEAAAKAAEIHDFILTLPQGYDTTVGDRGGQLSGGQRQRIALARALVRNPAILILDEATSALDPVTEAEILATLEQIAKTRTVIVITHRLTQALRADVIFVLENGCLVNSGRHLDLIAEDGLYSTLWQVVSA from the coding sequence ATGAATATTATTGATTTTCTGCGGACAATTATTACATATATTGCTCCTTATAAAAAATTGGCTATTTTTCTTATTTTTGGTCGGATTTTTGAGGCGATATTTCAATCAGCTATAGGTGTGAGTTTTAAGTTCATCATTGATGAAGCCATTATTCCCCAAAATTATGACTTACTGATATTAACTATCATGTTGCTGGGTGGTGGAGCAATTGCTTTGACATTAATTACATTATTAATAGATTATTTTGATGCCCGGTTTAGTATTTTGATTATTAATCAACTCCGGGAATCTCTATTTAGGCATATTCAAGTTATGTCTATGGACTTTTTTGGCAAGAAATCATCTGGTAATATTGTTAATTGTTTTACAGCAGATGCCGAAAAGGTTGAGAATGGGATTGTCTATGGGATGACAGTAATATTTTTCAATTCAAGTAATATTCTGTTTTCCAGTATTTATCTTTTTTATCTAAACTGGCAGTTAGCTATATTAGGGACGATAGGTTTAATAATTTGTGCTGTCGCCCCTACTTTAATTATCAGGCTAGCCACTGAAGTGGGTTATCAACTCCGGCAAAAAGAAGGAGAAATTGCCAGTGTTGTCTCAGAGAATATTCTGGCTCAATCTGTAATTAAAAATTTTGCATTAGAAACCAAGATGGCTGATGACTTTAATGTAAAGTTGTTAGAACTAAAGCAGCTTTATATTAATGCAAAATTTATCGGCTATCTAGTACAGCGAATACCAAAACTAACTTTTATTTTGGTGCAATTATTAATCTTGGGCACTGGTGCAGCAATGGCTTATTGGCACTTGATTACCGTGGGTACATTAGTATCTAATCAGATTTTATTAATGGGGTTATATTCTACTATTGATAACTACAGTTGGGGATTGCCTTATTTAATTGATGGGGCAGCCGGAATGCGGCGTATTCAAGATATTTTACAAGAAAAAATCACAACTCAAGACATACCAGAGGCAGTGGAATTAAAGCATTTTAACCAAGAAATTTGCTTTGATAATGTCTCGTTTAAATATAGTGAAAATAGAGGTGGGATTGAAAATTTATCGTTGAAAATTCGTCAGGGTGAATTTGCTGTGTTTGTGGGTGCTAGTGGCGCTGGTAAAAGTACTATTGTCAATCTGCTAACGCGATTTTATCAACCAAACTCAGGAAAAATTTTATTTGATGGAGTGGATTTGTCCCAGGCGACAATGCGATCGCTGCGTTCTCAAATTGGCTTAGTATCTCAAGAGGTGATTTTATTTAACTGCTCAGTGCGGGAAAATATCCGTATGGGCTATTTAGAAGCCAGTGACGCACAGGTAGAAGCCGCAGCCAAAGCCGCCGAGATTCACGACTTTATTTTAACTTTACCCCAAGGCTATGATACGACAGTAGGCGATCGCGGTGGGCAACTCTCAGGAGGACAACGCCAGAGAATCGCCCTAGCGAGGGCGTTGGTAAGAAATCCCGCAATTCTCATTCTCGATGAAGCTACATCCGCCTTAGATCCTGTAACAGAAGCAGAAATCCTCGCCACCCTAGAACAAATCGCCAAAACACGCACCGTCATTGTCATTACGCATCGGTTGACACAAGCATTACGTGCAGATGTGATTTTTGTCCTAGAAAACGGGTGCTTAGTTAATTCAGGGCGTCATTTAGATTTGATTGCAGAAGATGGGCTATATTCGACACTCTGGCAGGTAGTATCAGCATAA
- a CDS encoding D-alanine--D-alanine ligase: MIIGLCYDLKREYLQQGFSPTDVMEFDDEETIIGLEDTLCNLGHRVERIGNGRKLALRLAKGDRWDLVFNIAEGIKGRSREAQVPAICELFAQPYTFSDPLTCALTLDKALAKRIVRDRGLPTAPFAIINHIAEAANISLPMPLFLKPVAEGSSKGITGKSLVKEQQELVAAYQALHSQFHQPILVEPFLPGREVTVGIIGNGSHAKVVGVMEVIFTDQAETDAYTTLNKKEYLDRVAYQLLIDPEPLAMQAQQLALDVYNTFSCRDAARVDLRCDAGGVLQFLEVNPLPGLDHIYSDLPIMGRLAGVTYTEIIAAILDAAWQRY; encoded by the coding sequence ATGATAATTGGTTTGTGTTATGACCTCAAGCGTGAGTATCTCCAGCAGGGTTTTAGCCCTACTGATGTGATGGAATTCGATGATGAAGAAACCATTATCGGGCTAGAAGATACACTGTGTAATTTGGGTCATCGAGTTGAACGCATCGGTAATGGAAGAAAACTTGCTCTCAGGTTAGCAAAAGGCGATCGCTGGGATTTAGTGTTTAATATTGCTGAGGGGATAAAAGGGCGATCGCGTGAAGCCCAAGTTCCTGCAATCTGTGAATTATTCGCCCAACCTTACACATTTTCTGATCCGCTTACCTGTGCCTTAACTTTAGATAAGGCATTGGCTAAGAGAATAGTACGCGATCGCGGTTTACCTACAGCCCCTTTTGCCATAATTAATCACATCGCAGAAGCCGCTAACATTTCTTTACCCATGCCACTTTTTCTCAAGCCTGTAGCTGAAGGCAGTTCTAAAGGTATAACTGGAAAATCTCTAGTCAAAGAACAGCAAGAACTAGTTGCAGCCTATCAAGCATTGCACAGCCAATTTCACCAGCCCATACTTGTAGAACCCTTCCTCCCTGGTAGAGAAGTGACAGTTGGTATCATTGGCAATGGTAGTCATGCCAAAGTAGTGGGTGTCATGGAAGTAATTTTTACAGACCAAGCTGAAACTGATGCTTACACTACTCTTAACAAAAAGGAGTATTTAGACAGAGTAGCCTATCAATTACTGATAGATCCCGAACCATTAGCCATGCAAGCCCAGCAACTTGCCTTGGATGTTTATAATACCTTTAGTTGCCGTGATGCTGCCCGTGTAGATTTGCGTTGTGATGCTGGAGGTGTTTTGCAGTTTTTGGAAGTCAACCCATTGCCAGGATTAGACCATATATATTCAGACTTGCCAATTATGGGACGTTTGGCGGGTGTAACATACACAGAAATCATTGCCGCAATCCTTGATGCAGCATGGCAAAGGTATTAA
- a CDS encoding Glu/Leu/Phe/Val dehydrogenase yields MVSRSTLPLEAATPAHICPFDQACSYLEAAAKELKLDQGILEILSNPRKVVTVSIPVKLDSGEIRVLAGHRVQHSDVLGPYKGGIRYHPAVTLREVSALAMLMTWKCALLGIPYGGAKGGIAIDPKGYSVSELERITRRYTSELIKDIGPSVDIPAPDMGTSAREMAWMMDTYSVNVGHAVPGVVTGKPLSIGGSRGREMATGRGVMIIVREALAAQGKSLEGVRVAIQGFGNVGGAAAELLHQAGAKIIAVSTGAGGVFSQNGLDIPALKIYAAENHKSILGFPQGTSISNADLLTLSCDVLIPAALENQITGENVHQVQAQIIAEAANGPVTLEANLLLEARGVTVLPDILANAGGVVVSYLEWVQGLSYLFWDEERVNREMEHLMVQAYHQVIQQAQKRQIPLRLAAYTLGVGRVAQALSDRGLYP; encoded by the coding sequence ATGGTTTCAAGGTCAACGCTGCCGCTAGAGGCTGCAACTCCTGCACACATTTGTCCATTTGATCAAGCTTGCAGCTATCTAGAAGCAGCGGCTAAAGAATTAAAACTAGACCAAGGAATTTTAGAAATCCTCAGCAATCCGCGTAAGGTGGTGACGGTTTCTATTCCTGTGAAACTAGATAGTGGGGAAATACGGGTGCTAGCTGGACATCGGGTGCAGCACTCCGATGTTTTAGGCCCTTATAAAGGTGGAATTCGTTACCACCCGGCTGTGACACTGCGGGAGGTGTCAGCCTTGGCAATGCTGATGACTTGGAAGTGTGCGTTGTTAGGTATCCCCTATGGTGGTGCTAAGGGTGGGATTGCGATCGATCCTAAAGGTTACAGCGTCAGCGAACTAGAACGGATTACCCGTCGCTATACTAGTGAGTTGATTAAAGATATTGGCCCCTCCGTAGATATTCCTGCACCAGACATGGGTACTTCTGCCCGTGAGATGGCTTGGATGATGGATACTTATTCTGTGAATGTCGGTCATGCAGTACCGGGAGTTGTCACTGGTAAGCCGCTTTCTATCGGCGGTTCGCGGGGACGGGAAATGGCCACAGGGCGCGGTGTGATGATTATTGTCCGTGAGGCTTTAGCAGCACAGGGTAAATCGCTTGAGGGAGTGAGAGTTGCTATCCAGGGGTTCGGTAATGTGGGAGGTGCAGCAGCTGAATTGTTACACCAAGCGGGGGCGAAGATTATTGCTGTCTCCACTGGTGCCGGGGGTGTGTTTTCTCAAAATGGTTTGGATATTCCCGCGTTGAAAATCTACGCCGCTGAAAACCACAAGAGTATTTTAGGTTTTCCGCAAGGGACATCGATTAGCAATGCAGATTTATTAACTTTGTCTTGTGATGTTTTGATTCCAGCGGCTTTAGAGAACCAAATCACGGGAGAAAATGTGCATCAGGTGCAAGCGCAGATAATCGCAGAAGCAGCTAATGGCCCAGTGACTCTGGAGGCTAACTTGTTATTAGAGGCGCGGGGTGTGACGGTGCTACCAGACATCTTGGCGAATGCTGGCGGTGTGGTGGTGAGTTATTTGGAGTGGGTACAGGGTCTTTCTTATCTATTTTGGGATGAAGAACGTGTGAATCGGGAAATGGAACACTTGATGGTGCAGGCTTACCATCAGGTGATTCAACAGGCGCAGAAGCGACAAATTCCTTTAAGGTTAGCAGCTTATACCTTGGGGGTGGGTAGAGTGGCTCAAGCGCTTAGTGATAGAGGTCTTTATCCGTGA